A window of the Sediminispirochaeta bajacaliforniensis DSM 16054 genome harbors these coding sequences:
- a CDS encoding DRTGG domain-containing protein, with the protein MKLTEIIDLVEGKVLCECGDLGREIESAFSSDLMSDVLTLLTDNMLLITGLTNIQAIRTAEMADIAQILFVRDKQPTAKMIELASETGICLITTRFSMFRASGILFGHGLPAVY; encoded by the coding sequence ATGAAACTTACAGAAATAATCGATTTGGTTGAGGGGAAAGTGCTTTGCGAATGCGGGGACCTCGGCAGAGAGATCGAATCGGCCTTTTCCTCGGACCTAATGAGTGATGTACTTACGCTTTTGACCGACAATATGCTGCTTATCACCGGCCTAACCAATATTCAAGCGATCAGGACGGCAGAAATGGCCGATATTGCCCAAATTCTGTTTGTTCGCGACAAACAGCCAACGGCAAAAATGATAGAACTGGCATCGGAAACAGGTATCTGTCTCATTACAACTCGCTTCTCTATGTTCCGAGCCAGCGGTATCCTTTTCGGGCATGGTCTGCCTGCGGTCTACTAA